In one window of Candidatus Palauibacter scopulicola DNA:
- a CDS encoding response regulator yields the protein MVLFASQAAAAIANARTHRDVQRARADLEALVETSPFGVAVFDPGTGRIASINREAHRMAEAIRTPGSPPEQLLEVLTCRREDGREFSLADFPLAEHLKNATGMRAEEIELSVPDGRSVRLLINVTPLHAEDSGEAVSVVVTMQDLAPFEELERQRADFLRMVSHELRAPLASIKGSAGTVLEASPPASRAEMVQFFRLINGQANHMRGLVANLLDAGSIEAGTLTVAPEPTSVAALVDRARTTFLSGGSRHPVLVDLPPDLPGAMADRGRIEQVLNNLFSNAARHAPETSPIRVEAAREGMHVAISVSDEGRGIAPDELPHLFRKRPGLMGGTGLGLAICKGLVEAHGGRIRAESGGPGLGARFTFTLPVAAGTVEAVHAGGGVRATPDGRARVLVVDDDPQMLRFVRDALGAAGFTPLATADPRELSHLLETERPDLVLLDLILPGTDGIELMKRMPELSDLPVIFISGYGNDETIAKALELGAADYIVKPFSPTELTARVRAALRRQAEPEAFVLGDLRISYDRRRVTLAGCTLKLTAKEYDLLSVLSRNAGRVVTYEALLRQVWNRRGGGKPGPVRTYVRKLRHKLGDDAADPSYILTERAVGYRMPEPESGENP from the coding sequence ATGGTGCTGTTCGCTTCGCAGGCCGCGGCTGCGATCGCCAACGCGCGCACGCACCGCGACGTGCAACGCGCACGGGCGGACCTGGAGGCCCTGGTCGAGACCTCGCCGTTTGGCGTGGCGGTGTTCGACCCCGGCACCGGTCGGATTGCGTCGATCAACCGCGAGGCGCACCGCATGGCCGAGGCGATCCGCACGCCGGGCTCCCCGCCGGAGCAGCTATTGGAGGTGCTGACGTGCCGACGTGAGGACGGGCGCGAGTTCTCGCTGGCGGACTTTCCGCTGGCCGAGCACCTGAAGAACGCCACGGGGATGCGGGCCGAAGAGATCGAACTCTCGGTGCCCGACGGCCGGAGCGTGCGGCTGCTGATCAACGTGACGCCGCTCCATGCCGAAGACTCCGGCGAGGCCGTCTCCGTCGTCGTCACGATGCAGGACCTGGCTCCGTTCGAGGAACTGGAGCGTCAGCGGGCGGACTTCCTGAGGATGGTGAGCCACGAGTTGCGCGCTCCGCTCGCCTCGATCAAGGGCTCGGCCGGGACCGTGCTCGAGGCCTCGCCACCCGCGTCCCGGGCGGAGATGGTCCAGTTCTTCCGCCTCATCAACGGGCAGGCGAACCACATGCGGGGCCTGGTCGCGAACCTGCTGGACGCGGGGAGCATCGAGGCGGGCACGCTCACCGTGGCGCCCGAGCCCACAAGCGTGGCGGCGCTCGTGGACCGGGCCCGCACGACCTTCCTGAGCGGCGGGAGCCGGCACCCCGTGCTCGTCGACCTGCCGCCCGACCTTCCCGGCGCGATGGCCGACCGCGGGCGCATCGAGCAGGTGCTGAACAACCTGTTCTCGAACGCGGCCCGCCACGCGCCCGAGACATCGCCGATCCGGGTCGAGGCGGCGCGCGAGGGCATGCACGTCGCGATTTCGGTCAGCGACGAGGGGCGCGGGATCGCACCCGACGAGTTGCCGCACCTCTTCCGGAAGCGCCCCGGCCTCATGGGAGGCACCGGGCTTGGACTGGCGATCTGCAAGGGTCTCGTCGAGGCGCACGGCGGCCGCATCAGGGCGGAGAGCGGAGGGCCGGGTCTCGGCGCGCGCTTCACCTTCACGCTTCCGGTGGCCGCGGGCACGGTCGAGGCCGTCCACGCGGGTGGCGGCGTGCGGGCCACCCCGGACGGCCGCGCCCGCGTCCTCGTGGTCGACGACGATCCGCAGATGCTGCGCTTCGTCCGCGACGCGCTCGGCGCGGCGGGCTTCACGCCGCTCGCAACAGCCGACCCGCGCGAACTGTCGCACCTGCTCGAGACCGAGAGGCCCGATCTCGTCCTTCTCGACCTGATCCTTCCCGGCACGGACGGCATCGAACTAATGAAGCGCATGCCCGAACTCTCCGACCTGCCCGTGATCTTCATATCCGGCTACGGCAACGACGAGACCATCGCCAAGGCGCTCGAACTCGGGGCGGCCGACTACATCGTCAAGCCGTTTTCCCCCACCGAACTGACGGCGCGGGTGCGCGCGGCGCTCCGGCGGCAGGCCGAGCCCGAGGCCTTCGTTCTCGGCGACCTCCGAATCTCGTACGACCGCCGGCGGGTGACCCTGGCGGGCTGCACCCTCAAGCTGACCGCCAAGGAGTACGACCTGCTCAGCGTCCTCTCGCGCAACGCGGGACGCGTGGTGACCTACGAGGCGCTGCTGCGTCAGGTGTGGAACCGGCGCGGCGGGGGCAAACCGGGGCCCGTCCGAACGTACGTGAGGAAGCTCCGCCACAAGCTGGGGGACGACGCGGCGGACCCCTCATACATCCTCACCGAGCGCGCCGTAGGCTACCGCATGCCCGAGCCGGAGTCCGGCGAGAACCCGTAG